One Porphyromonas pogonae genomic region harbors:
- a CDS encoding OmpA family protein, translating into MKAKLLIMAMAASASCFMATAQEEITDSVAVAQPAADAVAATGTAPAKNVAFAYDGGHWFIDVQWGAGMTFFGNNRGAAKNDNLKFGDRLSWTNPTLSIGRWHNPYFATRAQLMGWNIYDHSYEGGKTYQRNENYFIAGHYDFMFDVINYFAPYRENRVFHLIPWVGMGVAYNWQTKMADGTKTDPERFTPMLNGGLMLKFRLSRAIDFNIEAQAAVSRFHFRGTNNAESKSDVNGFLTAGLTFNLGNKTWEEVVPMDYALVNDLNNQINTLRAENEELSKRPVSCPECPEAVAGENITVGNVVYFRINSAHIDANQMINIYNTAEYAKNNTETITLVGYADRDTGTAEYNFKLSERRAKAVADVLIKKYGISADRIKIDWKGSNEQPYSENVWNRIVIMNAEK; encoded by the coding sequence ATGAAAGCAAAACTATTAATAATGGCTATGGCGGCCTCAGCTAGCTGCTTTATGGCCACCGCACAAGAAGAAATCACGGATTCTGTAGCTGTTGCTCAACCCGCTGCTGATGCTGTTGCTGCTACAGGTACTGCTCCCGCAAAGAACGTTGCTTTTGCATATGACGGTGGACATTGGTTCATCGACGTACAATGGGGTGCTGGTATGACTTTCTTCGGAAATAACCGTGGCGCTGCAAAGAATGACAATCTCAAATTCGGAGACCGTCTTAGCTGGACTAATCCTACTTTGAGCATCGGTAGATGGCACAATCCTTATTTTGCAACTCGTGCTCAGTTGATGGGTTGGAATATCTATGACCACAGCTATGAAGGTGGTAAAACTTACCAAAGAAATGAGAACTATTTCATCGCAGGTCACTATGATTTCATGTTCGATGTGATTAATTATTTCGCTCCTTATCGTGAAAATCGTGTTTTCCACTTGATTCCTTGGGTAGGTATGGGTGTTGCTTATAACTGGCAGACCAAAATGGCCGATGGTACAAAAACCGACCCTGAGCGTTTCACTCCTATGTTGAATGGTGGTTTGATGCTTAAGTTCCGTCTCTCTCGTGCTATCGACTTCAACATTGAAGCTCAAGCTGCTGTATCTCGTTTCCACTTCAGAGGCACAAACAATGCAGAGTCTAAATCAGACGTTAATGGCTTCTTGACTGCAGGTCTTACTTTCAACCTTGGCAACAAGACTTGGGAAGAAGTAGTTCCTATGGATTATGCTTTGGTTAACGACTTGAACAACCAAATCAATACTCTTCGCGCTGAAAACGAAGAATTGAGCAAGCGTCCTGTTTCTTGTCCTGAATGTCCTGAAGCTGTTGCTGGCGAAAACATCACTGTAGGTAACGTTGTTTACTTCCGTATCAATAGCGCTCACATCGATGCTAACCAAATGATCAATATCTACAACACTGCTGAATACGCTAAGAACAATACCGAAACTATCACATTGGTTGGTTATGCTGACCGTGACACCGGTACTGCTGAATACAACTTCAAGTTGTCTGAGCGTCGTGCAAAAGCTGTAGCTGATGTGCTCATCAAGAAATACGGTATTTCTGCTGATCGTATTAAGATCGACTGGAAGGGTTCTAACGAGCAACCTTATAGCGAAAACGTTTGGAACCGTATCGTAATCATGAATGCTGAGAAGTAA
- a CDS encoding IS5 family transposase, producing the protein MIRPTQTVQSLFSSLDDLLNQQHPLYKLSHKIDWKRFEEAFSSLYCPDNGRPGKPIRLMCGLLILKHLRNISDESVVEQWSENAYFQYFCGMQEFTPSFPCNASELVHFRKRIGERGIELILAESIRVNDDKNDKDHHDTAFIDSTVQEKNVTYPTDAKLHKKIVGKVLKIARALNLPIRQSYTFVLKRIYRDQRFRNHPKNRKKALKADKRLRTIAGRLVRELKRNLGSNREYDKLISLFERILSQRRNSTQKIYSLHEPDVQCISKGKEHKKYEFGNKVSIIRSMTGVILGASSFRNEYDGHTIEQSLDQVKRLTGERIKKLAGDRGYRGKKEINGTQILIPDTPKAKDSYYQRKKKHRLFCKRAGIEPTIGHLKSDYRLGRNFYKGLFGDAINVMLAAAAYNFKRAMKLLLYLINKISETLPMERIALKCAF; encoded by the coding sequence ATGATACGCCCTACTCAAACAGTTCAATCTCTGTTCTCTTCGCTGGACGATTTGCTCAACCAGCAACATCCTCTGTATAAACTTTCCCATAAAATCGATTGGAAAAGGTTCGAAGAGGCTTTTTCTTCCTTGTATTGCCCTGACAATGGTCGTCCCGGTAAGCCTATTCGTTTAATGTGTGGTCTTTTAATTCTCAAGCATTTGCGCAATATTTCAGATGAATCTGTTGTAGAACAATGGAGTGAGAACGCTTATTTTCAATATTTTTGTGGCATGCAGGAGTTTACACCTTCCTTTCCCTGCAATGCCTCGGAACTGGTTCACTTCCGCAAACGTATCGGCGAAAGAGGGATAGAGCTTATTCTTGCAGAAAGTATTCGTGTGAATGATGACAAAAATGATAAGGATCACCACGATACCGCTTTTATAGACTCCACCGTGCAGGAAAAGAATGTGACCTATCCTACAGATGCCAAGTTGCATAAGAAGATAGTAGGCAAGGTTCTCAAAATCGCAAGGGCTCTCAATCTACCCATTCGTCAAAGCTATACTTTCGTATTGAAAAGAATTTATCGGGATCAACGTTTTCGCAACCATCCCAAGAACCGTAAGAAAGCTCTTAAAGCGGATAAACGGTTACGAACAATAGCGGGACGTTTGGTTCGGGAACTTAAACGAAACCTAGGTAGTAACAGGGAGTACGACAAACTCATTTCCCTCTTTGAAAGGATTCTTTCGCAACGGCGTAATTCCACTCAAAAGATTTATTCTCTTCATGAACCGGATGTTCAATGCATCAGTAAAGGTAAGGAGCACAAAAAATATGAGTTTGGAAACAAAGTCTCGATTATACGCTCCATGACGGGAGTGATTTTGGGAGCCTCTTCTTTCCGTAATGAGTACGACGGACATACCATAGAGCAAAGCCTCGATCAGGTGAAGAGACTCACGGGAGAAAGGATTAAGAAACTGGCCGGAGATAGAGGTTACCGTGGAAAAAAAGAAATAAACGGTACGCAGATATTGATTCCTGACACTCCAAAAGCTAAAGACAGTTATTATCAACGTAAAAAGAAGCATCGACTTTTCTGCAAGCGTGCAGGAATAGAACCAACTATCGGACATTTAAAATCAGATTATCGCTTGGGACGTAACTTTTACAAAGGGCTCTTCGGGGATGCTATCAATGTAATGTTAGCTGCAGCGGCATATAACTTCAAAAGAGCCATGAAGCTTCTTTTGTACCTAATAAACAAAATCAGCGAAACACTCCCAATGGAGAGGATTGCGCTGAAATGTGCTTTTTAA
- a CDS encoding aminotransferase class IV yields the protein MKDLFIETIRVRDKNTVELRDLHQERMVRTGKYLHWREVPAIPNLLEICPNDIEGDNIKCKITYHEKGISDISFTKYVKRKIDTLRIVVDNEIHYSLKSADRAELEKITHILNENEEAIIVRNGLLTDTTYSNLIIEIAGKLITPSRPLLEGVQRQHLISTGQIVCKDLTVDDLKIADRIFLINAMMPLEDCIGLERNSIIL from the coding sequence ATGAAAGACTTATTCATTGAAACAATAAGGGTAAGAGACAAGAATACAGTAGAACTTCGGGATCTGCACCAAGAGAGGATGGTGCGTACCGGTAAATATTTGCATTGGAGAGAGGTGCCTGCAATTCCCAACCTATTAGAGATATGCCCTAATGATATTGAAGGTGATAATATTAAATGCAAAATAACTTATCACGAGAAAGGCATAAGTGACATCAGCTTCACAAAATATGTGAAACGCAAAATAGATACGCTTAGAATCGTTGTGGATAATGAGATCCATTACAGTCTTAAAAGTGCTGACAGGGCTGAATTAGAGAAAATAACACATATACTGAACGAAAACGAGGAAGCAATTATAGTGCGCAACGGATTACTAACAGATACAACATATTCTAACCTAATCATAGAAATAGCAGGGAAATTGATAACGCCCTCCCGCCCCTTATTGGAAGGAGTGCAAAGACAACACCTAATATCAACGGGACAGATTGTCTGCAAGGATCTAACCGTAGATGATCTTAAGATTGCGGATCGAATTTTTCTCATTAATGCTATGATGCCTCTAGAAGACTGCATAGGGCTTGAAAGAAATAGTATTATACTATAA
- a CDS encoding ROK family protein — translation MEKPYVIGIDLGGTNTVFGVVDARGNVVVSASIKTATHNEVDNYLNDLVVGLNMLIEQVGGKEMIKGIGVGAPNGNYFTGSIEFAPNLPWKGKIPLAQMIEDKIGIPVALTNDANAAAIGEMTYGAARGMKDFIVITLGTGVGSGIVVNGNLVYGHDGFAGELGHMIVRRNGRMCGCGRQGCLETYTSATGVARTAREYLSIRSDESSLRAIEADKITSKDVYDAAVNGDPMALEIFEATGAILGEAFADFVTFSSPEAIILFGGLTKSGDLLMNPIKHHMEKNILNIYKGKTKLLFSQLKESDAAVLGASALGWEAKAKE, via the coding sequence ATGGAAAAACCTTATGTAATAGGGATTGACCTGGGTGGGACAAATACGGTGTTTGGAGTAGTAGATGCTCGTGGCAACGTAGTTGTAAGCGCATCCATTAAAACCGCAACGCACAATGAAGTAGATAACTATTTGAACGATTTAGTTGTCGGGCTTAACATGCTCATTGAGCAAGTAGGCGGTAAAGAGATGATCAAGGGTATTGGTGTAGGTGCGCCCAATGGTAACTATTTTACAGGTTCTATTGAGTTTGCACCCAACTTGCCATGGAAAGGCAAGATACCATTGGCGCAGATGATCGAAGATAAGATCGGGATACCTGTTGCATTGACCAATGATGCGAATGCTGCTGCTATCGGTGAAATGACTTATGGTGCAGCCAGAGGTATGAAAGACTTTATCGTGATTACACTGGGTACAGGTGTTGGTAGCGGTATCGTTGTAAATGGTAATTTGGTTTATGGACATGACGGATTTGCCGGTGAGCTTGGTCACATGATTGTTCGTCGCAACGGCCGTATGTGTGGTTGTGGGCGTCAAGGTTGTTTGGAGACTTATACATCTGCTACAGGCGTTGCCAGAACAGCACGTGAGTATCTGAGTATTCGTTCTGACGAAAGCTCTTTGCGTGCCATTGAAGCAGATAAGATTACATCTAAAGATGTTTATGATGCAGCTGTAAATGGTGATCCCATGGCGCTGGAAATCTTCGAGGCTACAGGAGCTATCCTCGGTGAAGCTTTTGCTGATTTTGTTACATTCTCAAGCCCCGAAGCTATTATTCTTTTTGGCGGTCTTACAAAATCCGGTGATCTGCTGATGAACCCCATCAAGCATCACATGGAAAAGAATATCTTGAATATCTATAAGGGTAAAACCAAGCTTCTCTTCTCTCAACTCAAAGAAAGCGATGCAGCTGTATTGGGTGCAAGCGCATTGGGATGGGAAGCCAAAGCAAAAGAATGA
- a CDS encoding nitroreductase family protein: MEKSYFYDLINSRQSDRKYDPEREIPEEVLMRILEAGRMAPSANNGQPWGFILVTEKEQRRRVADCCSGRVLRFNNFAHDATAHILIIEEKPILLSKIGGRKQGVHFPHIDIGITAAYLTLAATAEGIGSCIQGWFDEKELHQILGLPENKKILLNITLGYSLDKHRTKRRKELSQIVHKDKW, encoded by the coding sequence ATGGAAAAGTCTTATTTCTATGACCTCATTAATAGTAGGCAAAGCGACAGAAAGTACGATCCTGAACGAGAAATACCGGAAGAGGTACTCATGCGTATACTCGAAGCCGGTCGTATGGCTCCCTCAGCCAACAACGGCCAACCCTGGGGCTTCATATTAGTCACAGAAAAAGAGCAGAGACGGAGGGTAGCAGATTGTTGCAGTGGTAGAGTGCTACGATTTAATAACTTTGCACATGACGCTACGGCACATATATTAATAATTGAAGAAAAGCCAATACTACTATCAAAGATAGGAGGACGAAAACAGGGGGTACATTTCCCACACATTGATATAGGCATTACAGCTGCTTACCTTACCCTCGCTGCCACTGCAGAAGGGATTGGCAGCTGCATACAAGGATGGTTTGACGAAAAGGAACTGCACCAAATACTGGGATTGCCGGAGAACAAAAAGATTCTTCTGAATATCACACTGGGGTACTCCCTTGATAAACATAGAACTAAAAGGAGAAAGGAGCTGTCACAAATAGTTCATAAGGATAAATGGTAG
- a CDS encoding riboflavin synthase, with product MFSGIVEEYARVTGLEKENENLNITMTCSFVKDLSIDQSIAHNGVCLTVVSKTDDTYTVTAIKETLERSNLGLLKVGDLVNLERSMMIGGRLDGHIVQGHVDQTAICTDVEEAGGSWYYTFEYELNKEMAKQGYMTVEKGSVCVNGVSLTVCNSKLNTFQVAIIPYTHDNTNFCNITKGSVVNLEFDIVGKYLSKMQQYC from the coding sequence ATGTTTTCAGGAATTGTTGAAGAATACGCTCGTGTAACAGGGCTGGAAAAAGAGAATGAAAATCTGAATATCACAATGACATGTTCATTTGTGAAAGACTTGAGTATAGATCAAAGTATAGCTCATAATGGTGTATGCCTTACTGTGGTGAGTAAAACAGATGACACATATACAGTGACTGCTATCAAAGAGACTCTGGAAAGATCTAACTTAGGACTACTAAAAGTAGGAGACTTGGTGAATCTGGAAAGAAGTATGATGATAGGTGGTAGACTTGACGGACATATTGTACAGGGGCATGTGGATCAGACAGCGATCTGCACGGATGTAGAAGAAGCAGGCGGAAGCTGGTACTATACTTTCGAATATGAACTGAACAAGGAGATGGCAAAGCAGGGATACATGACCGTGGAGAAAGGGTCAGTATGCGTAAACGGGGTGAGCCTCACAGTATGCAACTCAAAACTGAACACCTTCCAAGTAGCAATAATACCCTATACACACGACAATACTAACTTCTGCAACATAACAAAGGGCTCTGTGGTAAACTTAGAATTTGACATTGTAGGCAAATATCTTAGCAAAATGCAACAGTATTGCTAA
- a CDS encoding EamA family transporter has protein sequence MWVSLAILSSVLLGVYNIFQKLSLRNNAVYPILLITTALSAFLFIPLILLSNFGVIEPEAILYVPKVDYYGHALVVVKSFIVFGAWSFGYLAMKHLDLTLVGPIKAFQPVLTVTGATLILGENLNIIQWAGVGLGIISIFMMSKRKKDIMIQDQDGKFMILLILSIVFGAMSGLYDKFLMTKLDKMFVQSWYLVYQTILTTIFIIFIPRHENVKFRWKWSIPFISIFLSIADLAYFFALSDPESKIAIVSMIRRSSVLVSFIGGVIILREGNIKSKATMLFLIFISILLLYYGS, from the coding sequence GTGTGGGTCTCATTAGCAATACTCTCATCCGTATTACTGGGTGTTTACAATATATTCCAAAAACTCTCGCTCAGAAACAATGCAGTTTACCCTATTCTACTTATTACAACAGCACTGAGTGCATTCCTTTTTATCCCTTTAATACTTTTATCAAACTTCGGAGTCATCGAACCCGAAGCCATACTCTATGTCCCTAAGGTAGATTACTACGGACACGCTCTTGTAGTAGTAAAGTCTTTTATTGTGTTCGGGGCATGGAGTTTTGGATACTTAGCCATGAAACATCTTGATCTTACCCTGGTAGGTCCGATAAAAGCCTTCCAACCGGTACTTACAGTTACCGGAGCCACACTCATACTGGGTGAAAATCTGAATATAATACAATGGGCAGGGGTGGGACTTGGAATTATCTCCATATTTATGATGAGCAAAAGGAAAAAAGATATTATGATCCAAGATCAGGATGGAAAATTCATGATCTTGCTTATATTATCTATCGTATTTGGTGCTATGAGTGGCTTATATGACAAGTTCCTGATGACTAAACTTGACAAAATGTTTGTTCAAAGTTGGTATTTAGTTTATCAAACTATCCTTACAACGATCTTTATAATATTTATACCCAGACATGAGAATGTAAAGTTCCGATGGAAATGGAGTATTCCTTTTATTTCTATATTTCTAAGTATTGCTGACCTAGCATACTTTTTCGCCCTGAGTGATCCTGAATCAAAAATAGCAATCGTATCAATGATTAGAAGAAGTAGTGTTTTGGTAAGTTTTATTGGTGGAGTAATAATATTGCGTGAGGGAAATATAAAATCTAAAGCAACGATGCTATTTCTAATATTTATCAGTATCCTTCTGCTTTACTATGGATCATAA